A region from the Salicibibacter cibarius genome encodes:
- a CDS encoding ISAzo13 family transposase, which yields MIQKLSNGFKEIMIETIDKLKSSDKRIALAKIAKTYGDGGQTAVAETFHVSRDTIRKGSYELESGFPITDAFQARGRKKVEKGHLPHLLEDIQAIVDGQSQTDPSFNTTQLYTRMTIQEVRDQLVLQKGYQDADLPTNQTLNTKLHQLGYHLKKVQKTKPVKKIEETDAIFENLHATHEAYQGESNAVRLSFDTKDRVKIGPFSRGGKSRVRVEAADHDFGQTFLSLFGILDMSNEHVELTFTASKVTADLIADQIEAYVHKLRSQQEVDTLIINADNGPENNSRRTQFMKRMIEFAATYDIKVILAYYPPYHSKYNPIERVWAVLEQHWNGALLNTQEMVLGFAESMTWKKKHPSVTLEENTYETGKKVEKNVMDQYEKMIDRAKGIGKWFVEIHPHQCKAALYMGLKTQ from the coding sequence ATGATACAGAAATTATCTAACGGATTCAAAGAAATTATGATAGAAACGATCGACAAATTAAAAAGTTCCGATAAACGCATCGCTTTAGCCAAGATCGCCAAAACCTATGGAGATGGAGGACAAACAGCTGTAGCGGAAACATTTCATGTGAGTAGAGATACGATAAGAAAAGGAAGTTATGAGCTAGAATCAGGGTTTCCAATCACAGATGCTTTTCAAGCAAGGGGTAGAAAGAAAGTCGAAAAAGGCCATCTCCCTCACCTGTTAGAAGATATCCAAGCCATTGTAGATGGCCAAAGCCAAACCGACCCCAGTTTCAACACGACTCAACTGTATACAAGAATGACCATTCAAGAAGTCAGAGATCAACTCGTTCTCCAAAAAGGCTATCAAGATGCAGATTTGCCGACCAACCAGACGTTAAATACCAAACTCCATCAATTGGGCTACCACCTCAAGAAGGTGCAGAAAACAAAACCGGTCAAGAAAATCGAAGAAACCGATGCGATCTTTGAAAATCTCCACGCCACTCATGAAGCTTATCAAGGAGAAAGCAATGCGGTTCGTCTTTCCTTTGATACCAAGGATCGAGTGAAAATCGGACCGTTTTCGAGAGGTGGAAAAAGTAGAGTGCGTGTAGAGGCCGCAGATCATGATTTTGGTCAGACATTTTTATCACTATTTGGAATCCTGGATATGTCCAATGAGCATGTCGAACTCACTTTCACGGCATCGAAAGTGACAGCTGATTTAATCGCTGATCAAATCGAAGCCTATGTTCACAAGTTGCGTTCACAACAGGAGGTGGATACCCTCATCATAAACGCCGATAATGGTCCTGAAAATAACAGTCGTCGAACACAATTCATGAAAAGAATGATTGAGTTTGCGGCTACCTACGACATCAAAGTCATCTTAGCCTATTACCCGCCCTATCACAGTAAATACAACCCAATTGAAAGGGTGTGGGCAGTGCTTGAGCAACATTGGAACGGGGCCCTTTTGAACACACAAGAGATGGTTTTAGGATTCGCTGAGAGTATGACTTGGAAAAAGAAGCACCCTTCTGTCACCCTTGAAGAAAACACCTATGAGACAGGGAAAAAAGTTGAAAAGAACGTAATGGATCAATATGAAAAGATGATTGATCGAGCCAAAGGGATCGGGAAATGGTTTGTGGAGATCCACCCTCATCAGTGTAAGGCAGCGTTATATATGGGCTTAAAGACACAGTGA
- a CDS encoding VirD4-like conjugal transfer protein, CD1115 family: MIGTFLLNLVQEALRLLQQFPAIEEPLTVEWAYFTTFQISEYPWFYVLTSMFGLILVGITIYKLTSNFASIGRDEKGSQRFATKQEVAEQYKKIPEKEKSYPGKGGGVIAHKGKSLFIDDEAVHNMVIGTTRSGKGQLFVDPTIDAYSRAKEKPSMIINDMKGELFVRFKETLEQRGFDVLALNMMNPMQSMSYNPLQLIKDAYEEGNYSVAETLCESLTHMLYYNPHVKDPMWQNSAMSLVNAMILAVTEDCIQNDEEEKITLYTVANMLSELGSQELPHPTVPKATVNALDQYFQALPQDSVAKMQYATSNFAKGNTRSGIFTTAMAELRRFTLSEQAKMTAKNSLDLKKVGFGQSIEGKGTPFAKVTVTLPDGAQETNQTGEGGYWVVHVQGTIQANDALIVEHDPDPLSKKVIKKLTKDQKAKKAAEQTRIEATIKTVNEETGETSFEQEHHPAVSITEVVSYDRPVALFMITPDYDDSTHVLPSMFVDQLYFTLAKHASMAKGQACQRQVIFMLDEFGQMPAISGMGSKMTVSLGRNIRFHLVVQSYAQLKEKYGEDDQNTIRGNCGNHIYIMTADVDTAKHFSEKIGEETREVETRSGTPFSLKKAKTDNTEGRKLLDANELMELKKGSTVVSRSMKRETQDGKHKVRPFPIYNKGMPFAYQYLKLDADRSITDVEVDTPHRHIRLADLVIQFSFILSDKGMTPTMKANSDTKEVNETQETKAQPPQEDEAKEEDEWKQTPVSEVLTGSLWMMVMDRIAPSLDADETTMQTMPLGDFLQTLRMLGDSDEVDKNTYAAIRKTIDQHLKSWEDNEETHKDNHQEAIS; encoded by the coding sequence GTGATCGGCACCTTTTTATTAAACCTTGTGCAAGAGGCGTTGAGGCTCCTGCAACAATTTCCGGCGATCGAAGAACCTCTGACCGTTGAATGGGCGTATTTTACCACGTTTCAGATTAGCGAATACCCTTGGTTTTATGTCCTCACGTCCATGTTTGGATTGATTCTCGTCGGCATCACGATCTATAAACTCACCAGCAACTTCGCTTCCATTGGCCGGGATGAAAAAGGCTCGCAACGGTTTGCGACCAAGCAGGAAGTGGCCGAACAGTACAAGAAAATTCCTGAGAAGGAAAAAAGCTATCCGGGCAAAGGCGGCGGCGTGATTGCGCACAAAGGAAAATCGCTTTTCATCGATGATGAAGCCGTTCATAACATGGTGATCGGCACGACCCGATCCGGGAAAGGACAACTGTTTGTCGATCCCACCATTGACGCCTATTCCAGAGCAAAGGAAAAGCCAAGCATGATTATCAATGATATGAAGGGCGAACTTTTTGTTCGCTTCAAAGAGACGTTAGAACAGCGCGGGTTTGACGTGTTGGCGCTCAATATGATGAATCCGATGCAAAGCATGAGTTATAACCCTTTGCAATTGATTAAAGACGCCTACGAAGAAGGCAATTATTCGGTGGCGGAAACCTTGTGTGAGTCGCTCACGCACATGCTCTATTATAATCCGCATGTGAAAGACCCCATGTGGCAAAACAGTGCGATGTCACTGGTGAACGCCATGATTTTGGCAGTGACCGAAGACTGCATCCAAAATGATGAAGAAGAAAAAATCACCCTTTACACCGTCGCGAATATGCTCTCCGAACTTGGATCGCAGGAGTTGCCGCATCCGACGGTACCGAAGGCCACGGTCAATGCCTTGGATCAATACTTTCAAGCCCTTCCGCAAGATAGCGTGGCGAAAATGCAGTATGCCACCAGCAACTTTGCCAAAGGCAATACACGCTCGGGGATCTTTACCACCGCCATGGCGGAACTTCGGCGCTTTACGTTGAGTGAACAAGCGAAAATGACCGCGAAAAACTCGCTTGATTTGAAAAAGGTTGGGTTTGGCCAGTCCATTGAAGGGAAAGGCACACCCTTTGCCAAAGTGACGGTGACACTTCCGGACGGCGCGCAGGAAACCAATCAAACCGGTGAGGGCGGCTATTGGGTGGTGCATGTTCAAGGAACGATCCAAGCAAACGATGCCTTGATCGTGGAACATGATCCCGATCCTCTCTCGAAAAAAGTAATCAAAAAGCTAACCAAAGACCAAAAAGCGAAAAAAGCAGCCGAACAAACACGCATTGAGGCAACCATAAAAACCGTCAACGAGGAAACCGGCGAAACATCGTTTGAACAGGAACACCATCCGGCGGTTAGTATCACGGAGGTGGTGAGTTACGATCGACCGGTGGCGCTCTTTATGATCACCCCGGATTATGATGACTCGACGCATGTGCTCCCATCCATGTTTGTGGATCAATTGTACTTCACGTTGGCGAAACATGCCTCCATGGCAAAAGGGCAAGCATGTCAGCGTCAAGTCATCTTTATGCTCGATGAATTTGGGCAGATGCCGGCGATCTCCGGCATGGGCTCAAAAATGACGGTATCCCTCGGGCGAAACATTCGCTTTCATCTTGTCGTGCAAAGTTATGCGCAACTCAAAGAAAAATACGGGGAGGATGACCAAAACACCATCCGGGGGAATTGTGGCAATCACATCTACATTATGACCGCAGACGTGGACACGGCGAAGCACTTTTCCGAAAAAATCGGAGAGGAAACACGCGAAGTGGAAACACGGTCAGGCACACCGTTTTCCTTGAAAAAAGCAAAAACCGATAACACGGAAGGGCGCAAACTGTTAGACGCCAATGAACTGATGGAATTGAAGAAAGGGAGCACGGTCGTTTCCCGAAGCATGAAGCGTGAAACGCAAGACGGCAAGCACAAGGTCCGTCCGTTTCCGATTTATAACAAAGGCATGCCCTTTGCCTATCAGTATTTAAAACTGGATGCCGATCGATCAATCACGGATGTCGAGGTGGACACGCCGCATCGACACATCCGATTAGCCGATCTTGTCATCCAATTTTCCTTCATCCTTAGTGACAAAGGGATGACGCCAACGATGAAGGCAAATAGCGATACAAAAGAAGTCAATGAAACCCAAGAAACGAAGGCACAACCGCCGCAAGAGGATGAAGCAAAGGAAGAAGATGAGTGGAAACAAACCCCCGTTTCTGAGGTGTTGACGGGTTCGTTATGGATGATGGTCATGGATCGGATCGCGCCGTCATTGGATGCGGATGAAACGACGATGCAAACGATGCCTTTGGGCGACTTTCTCCAAACGCTCCGCATGCTTGGCGATTCCGACGAGGTGGATAAAAACACCTATGCGGCGATCCGCAAAACCATTGATCAGCACCTTAAATCGTGGGAAGATAATGAGGAAACCCATAAAGACAACCACCAAGAAGCTATCAGCTAA
- a CDS encoding pLS20_p028 family conjugation system transmembrane protein translates to MEEQELLDTLRQFEDELNTGNIISYLVRFIGWWLLLGFRAIVRGMEGVIDGVLVLLDFFQTEPVLAFLETIQPILYILLALALGLIAYQLMFQRGQQRSQIPINIFISVMTVTLLTWGMDQASSFTDDAVEVASVGDDAFDMADQIVHDHITDIAIYDETGWQSPNVETRHHVDPENIDQIDVNEEITEDFERADGEELSQTGQEVLSNKIGIESNGDEGLVDIGDDGWFDFFPENYYRWDVNWGTALITLGVMAVTMILVSIKIAKLCFELAFNKVVALIMAYADISTGQRLKEILKNIGSIFVSIIMVFLSLRMYMYYTEYIATEMSGFGYLIAMIAGSLAVIDGPNIVQKLFGIDAGLRNAWTVAAGSYFAGKAAKPAVKGAANMASKGVKGATTGGVSTAAATAGGINGLAGGNKGTPNNGAAGNQGSPTQAGSTPGQSGGGQKPGGGGGQQGAPSQQRRPAQGTPGAGSPTNAQASGGEGEGSTANANAGAYQDTQQQPQPTGAKGNRPAPAPTHGGKTPSLQAEMREDARKGGGGNQRPATLNQQMQADQNGHEPPTTRDIPMPNRSAAGETRTVGQYMRDGASRRFNKNPYVQTSKRSYQLGKNTTSNWKQKRKNKH, encoded by the coding sequence GTGGAGGAACAAGAACTACTGGACACCTTACGCCAATTTGAAGATGAACTTAATACAGGCAACATCATAAGCTACCTTGTCCGATTCATCGGCTGGTGGCTTCTTTTAGGTTTTCGGGCGATTGTGAGAGGGATGGAAGGCGTCATTGATGGGGTTCTTGTGCTCTTGGACTTTTTTCAGACCGAACCGGTGCTTGCATTTCTCGAAACGATTCAACCCATTTTGTATATCCTGCTTGCCCTTGCGCTTGGCCTGATTGCCTATCAGTTGATGTTTCAACGCGGCCAGCAACGCTCACAAATCCCAATCAACATTTTCATTTCAGTCATGACAGTGACCCTTCTCACGTGGGGGATGGATCAGGCCAGCAGTTTCACCGATGATGCGGTGGAAGTCGCCTCCGTCGGGGACGATGCGTTTGACATGGCCGATCAAATTGTCCATGACCATATCACCGATATCGCCATTTACGACGAAACCGGCTGGCAAAGCCCGAATGTAGAAACGCGGCACCATGTTGACCCGGAAAACATCGATCAAATAGATGTTAACGAGGAGATCACGGAGGACTTTGAAAGAGCCGATGGAGAAGAACTTTCCCAAACAGGTCAAGAAGTATTATCAAACAAAATCGGCATTGAATCGAATGGCGACGAAGGGTTGGTCGATATTGGCGATGACGGCTGGTTCGACTTTTTCCCGGAGAACTATTACCGTTGGGACGTAAATTGGGGAACGGCTTTGATTACGCTCGGCGTGATGGCCGTCACCATGATTCTCGTCTCCATAAAAATAGCCAAACTATGCTTTGAACTCGCCTTTAACAAAGTCGTTGCGCTGATCATGGCCTATGCGGATATTAGCACCGGGCAACGCTTGAAAGAAATCCTCAAAAACATCGGCAGCATTTTCGTTTCCATCATTATGGTGTTTTTGAGTTTACGCATGTATATGTACTACACGGAGTATATCGCAACCGAAATGAGTGGGTTTGGTTATCTCATTGCGATGATCGCCGGCAGCCTTGCGGTCATTGACGGGCCAAACATCGTGCAAAAACTCTTTGGCATTGATGCCGGGTTACGGAATGCTTGGACGGTCGCTGCCGGTTCCTACTTTGCCGGTAAAGCCGCCAAACCTGCGGTTAAAGGCGCCGCGAACATGGCCAGTAAGGGCGTGAAGGGTGCTACGACGGGTGGCGTGAGTACGGCGGCAGCCACCGCCGGTGGCATTAACGGTTTAGCCGGTGGCAACAAAGGAACGCCAAACAATGGTGCCGCAGGAAACCAAGGATCACCGACGCAAGCCGGATCAACACCCGGCCAATCCGGTGGCGGTCAGAAACCCGGTGGAGGCGGCGGCCAGCAGGGCGCACCATCACAACAACGCCGACCGGCACAAGGCACACCGGGGGCAGGATCACCGACAAACGCCCAAGCCTCCGGTGGGGAAGGCGAAGGCTCCACCGCGAACGCCAACGCCGGTGCCTATCAAGATACGCAGCAGCAACCGCAACCAACAGGCGCCAAGGGGAACCGGCCAGCACCAGCGCCGACCCATGGCGGTAAAACGCCATCGCTCCAAGCCGAGATGCGTGAAGACGCCCGAAAAGGCGGCGGTGGCAATCAGCGACCGGCCACACTGAACCAACAAATGCAAGCTGATCAAAACGGCCATGAACCGCCCACAACGAGGGATATTCCCATGCCGAACCGGTCGGCTGCCGGGGAAACGCGAACCGTTGGGCAATACATGCGTGACGGGGCTTCACGTCGGTTTAACAAAAATCCTTATGTGCAAACGAGCAAACGAAGTTATCAGCTTGGCAAAAACACCACATCGAACTGGAAGCAGAAAAGGAAAAATAAACATTAA
- a CDS encoding DUF5592 family protein yields the protein MHYKIPTEITAELKLNKWFYLIDLLVLIGMLVMGFILHALIHPSLTIPFVIFMVALYGFWLYRPKTNPHMRMIQAVWMMISRDRSTYHAHDPHEVATKEEDA from the coding sequence ATGCACTACAAAATTCCGACTGAAATTACGGCAGAGTTAAAACTAAACAAATGGTTTTATTTGATCGATTTACTTGTCTTGATCGGCATGCTCGTGATGGGCTTTATCCTTCACGCGCTCATTCATCCGTCACTGACCATTCCCTTTGTGATCTTTATGGTCGCTCTATACGGCTTTTGGTTGTACCGCCCGAAAACGAATCCGCATATGCGCATGATACAGGCGGTATGGATGATGATCAGCCGCGACCGTTCCACTTATCACGCGCATGATCCGCACGAAGTAGCGACGAAGGAGGAAGATGCATGA